A genomic region of Salinibacterium sp. NK8237 contains the following coding sequences:
- a CDS encoding methyltransferase has product MTNHTLTGQTWVAFTQAGAVGSVHRVTDGFTFKLLKDEDYRAVYPTLDAAKSALHANLLPGTAWPEFREH; this is encoded by the coding sequence ATGACAAATCACACTCTGACCGGACAAACCTGGGTGGCGTTCACTCAGGCAGGAGCAGTTGGCTCGGTGCACCGGGTAACAGACGGGTTCACCTTCAAGTTATTGAAAGATGAAGACTATCGAGCGGTGTATCCGACTCTGGATGCCGCGAAGTCCGCTCTGCACGCAAACCTGCTTCCCGGCACGGCCTGGCCTGAGTTCCGCGAGCACTAG
- a CDS encoding aldo/keto reductase: MPYEASLTRYDTTEYHRVGHSGLKLPAISLGLWNNFGDDRPRATQRAILRRAFDLGITHFDLANNYGPGIGAAERNFGEIFADDFEPYRDELIISTKAGYTMGVGPYQDWGSRKYLLSSLDASLDRMGLDYVDIYYHHRPDPETPIEETMGALATAVNSGKALYVGVSNYSPEQTVAAAAALAEYGIPLTIHQPRYNMFDRHIEGGLFPVLDEVGAGSIVFSPLAQGLLTDRYLDGTIPDGSRASEGRWLQPGPIGDTYLQRVRALNEIAQNRGQSLAQLALTWVLRHPQVTSALVGASSVAQLENSFAALEGPALTDAERAAIEPLAVDGTALR, encoded by the coding sequence ATGCCTTACGAAGCCTCCCTCACCAGATACGACACCACTGAATACCACCGCGTAGGCCACAGCGGGCTAAAACTGCCCGCGATCTCCTTGGGATTGTGGAACAACTTCGGTGACGACCGCCCGCGCGCGACACAGCGAGCTATCTTGCGCCGCGCCTTCGATCTCGGCATCACTCACTTCGATCTGGCTAACAACTATGGCCCCGGAATCGGTGCCGCCGAGCGCAACTTTGGCGAGATCTTTGCCGACGACTTCGAGCCCTACCGCGATGAACTGATCATCTCGACCAAGGCTGGCTACACAATGGGAGTTGGGCCATACCAAGACTGGGGTTCACGCAAATACTTGCTCTCATCTCTCGATGCAAGCCTCGACCGCATGGGCCTCGACTATGTCGACATCTACTACCACCACCGCCCCGATCCCGAGACCCCCATCGAAGAAACGATGGGCGCATTGGCCACCGCAGTGAACTCGGGTAAAGCGCTGTACGTTGGCGTCTCGAACTACAGCCCCGAGCAGACCGTTGCCGCCGCCGCCGCACTCGCGGAGTACGGCATCCCGCTCACTATTCACCAGCCGCGTTACAACATGTTCGATCGCCACATCGAAGGCGGACTCTTTCCCGTGCTCGACGAGGTTGGTGCCGGCAGTATCGTGTTCTCTCCGCTCGCACAGGGCTTGCTGACCGACCGTTACTTGGATGGCACGATCCCCGACGGATCTCGTGCGTCAGAAGGTCGCTGGCTCCAGCCCGGCCCCATCGGCGACACCTACCTGCAACGCGTTCGAGCTCTGAACGAGATTGCTCAGAACCGTGGGCAGAGTCTCGCTCAGCTCGCACTCACCTGGGTGCTGCGTCATCCGCAGGTCACGTCGGCCCTCGTGGGGGCTAGCAGCGTCGCTCAGTTGGAGAACAGCTTCGCGGCCCTCGAAGGCCCAGCATTGACGGATGCCGAACGTGCCGCCATCGAGCCGCTCGCGGTCGACGGCACGGCTTTGCGCTAA
- the msrA gene encoding peptide-methionine (S)-S-oxide reductase MsrA encodes MHTFHLAGGCFWCLDAVYRTLNGVTDVVSGYTGGTVPNPSYELVCTETTGHAEAVAVTFDPEVIPDEVILDVYFTLHDPRQLNRQGNDVGTSYRSAMFYEDDEQKALFEAARDRASEYWDGGIVTTIEPLDTYYNAEAYHQDFFAKNPGQGYCMAVALPKVNKIRSSFSSYIK; translated from the coding sequence ATGCACACATTTCATCTCGCAGGCGGCTGTTTCTGGTGCCTCGATGCGGTCTACCGCACCCTCAACGGCGTCACCGACGTAGTCTCTGGATACACCGGAGGCACAGTGCCCAACCCCAGCTACGAGCTGGTATGCACTGAGACCACCGGCCACGCAGAAGCGGTTGCGGTCACCTTTGACCCTGAGGTCATCCCCGACGAAGTCATTCTTGACGTGTACTTCACCCTCCACGACCCGCGCCAGCTCAATCGGCAGGGCAACGATGTCGGCACGTCGTACCGTTCGGCGATGTTCTACGAAGACGACGAGCAGAAGGCTCTCTTTGAGGCCGCCCGTGACCGCGCATCCGAATACTGGGATGGTGGCATCGTGACCACGATCGAGCCTCTCGACACGTACTACAACGCTGAGGCGTATCACCAGGACTTCTTTGCCAAGAACCCCGGTCAGGGTTACTGCATGGCGGTGGCATTGCCCAAGGTCAACAAGATTCGGTCGTCGTTCTCGAGTTACATCAAGTAA
- a CDS encoding single-stranded DNA-binding protein, translating into MSDTITVSGLVATTPRHIVTSEGLPITSFRLASTQRRFDRNNQRWIDGETNWYTITSFRQLAINSASSIGKGDRVVLSGRLKIREWENADRSGINIEIEADSLGHDLMWGTAQFSRTISSVSSASNQTESDDTFPAAEAEAEAEAETGTQASEDGELVAAGSGAVKPF; encoded by the coding sequence ATGTCAGACACCATCACCGTTTCCGGGCTCGTCGCTACTACGCCGCGGCACATTGTCACGAGCGAAGGCTTGCCCATTACGTCGTTTCGGCTCGCATCTACGCAGCGTCGGTTCGACCGCAACAATCAGCGCTGGATCGATGGCGAAACCAACTGGTACACGATCACGTCATTCCGCCAGCTCGCGATCAACAGTGCTTCGTCGATCGGCAAGGGCGACCGTGTGGTTCTCAGCGGTCGGCTGAAGATCCGCGAATGGGAGAACGCTGACCGCAGCGGTATCAATATCGAAATCGAAGCCGACTCACTCGGCCACGATCTCATGTGGGGCACTGCTCAGTTCTCCCGCACCATCTCCAGCGTTAGCTCCGCGAGCAACCAGACCGAGAGCGACGACACCTTCCCCGCCGCTGAGGCTGAGGCTGAGGCTGAGGCTGAAACTGGAACCCAGGCGTCAGAAGACGGCGAGCTCGTTGCGGCAGGAAGCGGCGCAGTCAAGCCCTTCTGA